A region of the Culex quinquefasciatus strain JHB chromosome 1, VPISU_Cqui_1.0_pri_paternal, whole genome shotgun sequence genome:
ttttttctctagtattttttatttcctttaaatttggaatacatcataggtttcttttgtatagatctccgattagttacattttcttatttaattaactaataatttaatttattccgggccttcttactttgaatcacaatttcagattttctttattcagtgttaaacttagattaccgtaactgctcaaatcatccaagttcttactactcacatcaacactaattttctttcacctcccccctcccgatcccctatatcttccggtggtgttcatttggtatgcaatactagttcggccactaccctttttttccacaagaaaccggacttggactgacttgaggccgcgtcccccaccttgctccgtaaaacgaaaacgaaaaaaaagatgaatttttcctcagaaaattttcaaaagttttacatgagtgttcatcaggttcacatttttacacatttttatgtaatattactcaaaaaaagaggtaatattcaacctaccaaattttcaacattccaaaatttaacttttttttctgtgttgttaTTGCATCAATTTGTTTtcgattcttttttttcaaattcggttgtgttacaatttttttttttgcagcggccttattaagataaaaaattgaTGTTAATCAAACTAACACTCCTTAACGGTAATAATTCTCACGCCGTCAAAGTGAGAGATTCTAGAGATTGGTGGGCACTTTTTTCTGTTCACGATACGATGCTGCTCAGCAATTTCTTGCCAAACAACAATCGGAATGACTCACGTGAATTTgtaatgagtatttttttattggagaTGCTTACACCTAAAACTGACCTGTGAATTTCTATATTCCGCCAATTTCCCCCCCTGACGACCACCATCGACAACAATGAGTCAACAACATTGCGGGAACAATTAGGAATGgttgttttttaaatcagaattacttgattttttttatgtaattcttAGTTTGTTTAGTGAGTAATCATTATGTGTACGGTTTTAGCGACAATTTATCGATATTACGACAAATCTGTTACGTCACCATCACACCCAGAAGTGTACACATAAAAATCACTTGACTTAATTGCTTGCTCGCACTAATTGTCTAATTGTCACACCTTGCGCAAACTTCCCCCCGCCGCGGGACAACTTAATCCGACCAACCAACTCGACAACCTATTTGGAAAGTTGTTGCTCCCCAAATAGGGCGATTGCCTGCCGGCCGGCTTGactaatgaagtttttttttctctctctctctcccatcAACAGACGGCCCAGCATGGCTTCCCGCACAAACCGTCGGCGCTGGCGTACGACCCGACGAGCCGGCTGATGGCCATCGGAACCAACAGTGGCATCATCAAGGTGTTTGGCCGGCCGGGGGTGGAGTTTTACGGCCAGCATCCGGCCAGTACGAACGCGGCGGATTTGATCGTCCAGCTGCTGGAGTGGATTCCCGGCAGCGGTCGGCTGCTGTCGTTGACGGCGTCGAACCAGCTGATTCTGTGGGAACCGGCGGGGACGATGCTGGTTCCGATCAAGACGCTTCCGTTCGACGGCAAGTTGAAGAAGATTTCGTCGCTGTGCTGTTCGTACATGAAGGACACGGTGTGGATCGGGACGGAGGGCGGCAACGTGTACCAGTTCGACATCCGGAGCTTTTCGGTGCGGGAACCGGTGATTTACCACGACGTCGTGCTCGAGCAGCTGCCCCAGTCGTACAAGCTGAACCCGGGGGCGATCGAGTCGGTGAAGCAGCTGCCGCACAACCACAACCAGCTGTTGATCGCGTACAACCGGGGGTTGGCGGTGCTGTGGGACTTGGAGGCATCGAACGTGAAGCGATCGTTCATTTCGCCGGGCCACGGACAGAGCGTTGGGCTGTTTATTTCACCCTGTGGGACGCAGTTTACGTGGTACCACGCGGACGGTTCGTTTGCCACGTGGGACCTGGACAGTACGATCCCGCCGGAGAACCAGAAGTACGTGCCGTACGGGCCCGATCCGTGCAAGGCGATCGATCGGTTGATCCGCGGCAAGCGTGGCCTGTGCGAGTTGGTGGTCTTTGCCGGAGGAATGCCACGGTCGGCGTACGGTGAACGTCAGTGCGTTTCGGTGCACTGCCGGGACGGGACCAAGGTCGCGTTCGATTTCACCTCTAAGGTGATTGACTTTTTTGTGACGTTCAACGAGGAACGCGAGGATCAGGCAGAGGTGCTGGTCGTGCTGCTCGAGGAGGAGCTGGTCGCGTACGACTTGACGGACGAAACGTTGCCCCAGATCAACGCTCCGTATCTGCACTCGTTGCACGCCTCGGCCGTGACCTGCAACCATCTGGTGTCGCAGGTTTCGGCGGAAGTTTACGCCAAGATCGCCCGCGCAGGTGAAGCGCAACTCGCCGAGTACAGCTCGAAGGCGTGGCCCATTAACGGGGGGTCGGTTAAGGAGGAATCGGCCGATGAGCATGGTGAAGAGGAGTACGATCTGATGATCACCGGGCATGAAGACGGGTCGGTCAAGTTTTGGAACTGCTCGGAGGTGTGTCTGACTCCGCTGCTGCACGTCAAGACTTCGCCGCTGTTTTTGAACGCCGACGCCGATTTTGAGGATCATGCGTTGAATACTTCGACGGAACAGCTGGAGGATGGGGAGCCACCGTTCCGTAAGGCAGGTCAGTTTGACCCGTACTCGGACGATCCGCGTCTCGCGGTGAAAAAGGTACAACTCTGTCCTAAGACTGGCACGCTGATAATCGCTGGAACCGCCGGTAATGTAGTGGTGGCCAACTTTGAGCCCGCTCCGGAGGAAGCAGGCCCGCTGAAGCTGACCACCATGAATCTGGTGAGCGATCGCGACGGCTTTGTCTGGAAGGGACACGATCAGCTGAAGGTCAAACGACAGCTGCTGGAGGAGAACACCCCGTTTTTGGAAGGCGTCAACTTCTTCAGTGTGCTGCAGGTGCTGCCACCGGCAGCCGTGACCTGCATCGCCGTCCAGAGCCAGTGGAGCTTGGTGGCCGCGGGAACCGCCCACGGTCTCGTCCTGTTCGATTACCACACCCAGAGTCCGGTGCTGAACAAGTGCACCCTCAATCCGAACGATTTGACCGGAGCCGGA
Encoded here:
- the LOC6033976 gene encoding LOW QUALITY PROTEIN: lethal(2) giant larvae protein (The sequence of the model RefSeq protein was modified relative to this genomic sequence to represent the inferred CDS: deleted 2 bases in 1 codon) codes for the protein MAIGTNSGIIKVFGRPGVEFYGQHPASTNAADLIVQLLEWIPGSGRLLSLTASNQLILWEPAGTMLVPIKTLPFDGKLKKISSLCCSYMKDTVWIGTEGGNVYQFDIRSFSVREPVIYHDVVLEQLPQSYKLNPGAIESVKQLPHNHNQLLIAYNRGLAVLWDLEASNVKRSFISPGHGQSVGLFISPCGTQFTWYHADGSFATWDLDSTIPPENQKYVPYGPDPCKAIDRLIRGKRGLCELVVFAGGMPRSAYGERQCVSVHCRDGTKVAFDFTSKVIDFFVTFNEEREDQAEVLVVLLEEELVAYDLTDETLPQINAPYLHSLHASAVTCNHLVSQVSAEVYAKIARAGEAQLAEYSSKAWPINGGSVKEESADEHGEEEYDLMITGHEDGSVKFWNCSEVCLTPLLHVKTSPLFLNADADFEDHALNTSTEQLEDGEPPFRKAGQFDPYSDDPRLAVKKVQLCPKTGTLIIAGTAGNVVVANFEPAPEEAGPLKLTTMNLVSDRDGFVWKGHDQLKVKRQLLEENTPFLEGVNFFSVLQVLPPAAVTCIAVQSQWSLVAAGTAHGLVLFDYHTQSPVLNKCTLNPNDLTGAGETLSRRKSFKKTLRESFRRLRKGRSTRNAGGQAATTPAETRPVERQIEARAVDDGMGSMVRCLTFAQTYLTSQQHTIPTLWSGTNSSCVSVFVLHVPPRQQQAPAVQPGEANVDAGDVPPPKPVTGQLAKEIQLKHRAPVIAIAIYDQHGVPLEFQPTPGPGPHKVLIASEEQFKVFSLPQLKPVNKYKLTAHEGARVRRIAFATFSCTVPAHALQQHSPSKATASASPSAEALNTSTAESGVGTGATSDATTLTHSEISLLCLTNLGDCLVLSIPELKRQLNAAAVRREDINGISSLCFTNHGEALYMMSSSEVQRVTLSTTKIVSPTGFIEVEDWSHVEEADDDEGGAPAAAAAAVVEAAEEAVETGATEKAIDVRTPLAIAVTAINGTTNGDGHLTNGVNGTGGSGDEGASPNKANETITSSIGDITIDSVRDHLNSTTTTLCSTTTEEIVGRLSVLSTHSNNVSSSAKTSEITALNSSNIKDLKLVGDSTETAANSVIIKSVITTVKHGIGHVNGSAATTTTTTTTESSKTITGGASSPPPVAVPLLRKESQF